In a single window of the Deltaproteobacteria bacterium genome:
- a CDS encoding integration host factor subunit beta, translating to MLKSDLIAILVNKRGITQKQAETTVETIFESMTTALCAGDNIEIRGLGAFHVKDYQGYQGRNPKTGQVIPVKPKRGILFRTGKELRERVNHGRTTSPITEAGSDGADDGDDGDDEGDDDGE from the coding sequence ATGCTCAAGAGCGACCTCATCGCGATCCTGGTCAACAAGCGCGGGATCACCCAGAAGCAGGCCGAGACGACCGTCGAGACGATCTTCGAGTCGATGACCACGGCGCTCTGCGCGGGCGACAACATCGAGATCCGCGGCCTGGGCGCGTTCCACGTCAAGGACTACCAAGGCTACCAGGGCCGCAACCCCAAGACCGGCCAGGTGATTCCGGTCAAGCCCAAGCGCGGCATCCTCTTCCGCACCGGCAAGGAGCTGCGCGAGCGCGTGAACCACGGGCGCACCACCTCGCCCATCACCGAGGCCGGCTCCGACGGCGCCGACGACGGCGACGACGGTGATGACGAGGGTGATGACGACGGCGAGTGA
- a CDS encoding TIM44-like domain-containing protein: MRFAPLLAVSLLCLPGVALARAGGGSHYSSGGSSFHSSSSSSFHSSSSSYHPSSSSSYHSSSSSSWGSSPTYHSTPYTGTSYGTNYGGYTYSTTHNTSGTGFLTALVVIVIFIVVMAWIIQIKNRVDEEWAHEDTAYTYNAGPQRPTSAEVEAQVRARDPSFDLDAFRQQVRTEFLAIQEAWFRRNLSDARAYMSDGVLRRFTGQLALMSKEGVRNALADIMVFDVELANYQMAGAYEALDVEIHASARDMDVPASTSDASARDMAAMASPQRFTEIWTFARTSGLQTKPGQNLAGGKCPNCGAAYPGGPTAQCAYCKAVVNSGQFDWVLCSITQEGEERTWGEVPGLAELQAQDPELSALALEDRAQVTFWRIVQARGTATPSLLDAVCGESERNSIAHDIQSRQAQGQRSSYHECAVGGVELLAVDEGEAFDRAHVLVRWSARLSHVALDEKGHAEAPVVSRSTVHVLQRAHGTATRPERGLATERCGNCGASQTHDGGAVCEFCSMPLGAAQTDWVLAGRQDLDAWRAARNRLAQRSLAISEVTPMSERLRLLQTVAAMARADGVVTPKERELLDRISRRWHVDPHQVEVLLDQPQPDELPLPHPNTAEAVHFVEILAATAMADGAIDRVEETLLRTTASELKLPQERIEGILKSARAA, from the coding sequence ATGCGATTCGCACCCCTGCTCGCCGTCTCGCTGCTCTGCCTGCCGGGCGTCGCGCTCGCCCGCGCGGGCGGCGGCTCGCACTACTCGAGCGGCGGATCCTCGTTCCACTCGTCGAGCAGCAGCTCGTTCCACTCGTCGAGCAGCTCCTACCACCCGTCGAGCTCCAGCTCGTACCACTCCAGCAGCAGCTCGAGCTGGGGTTCGTCGCCGACGTACCACTCCACGCCGTACACCGGCACCAGCTACGGCACGAACTACGGCGGCTACACCTACTCCACGACGCACAACACGTCGGGAACGGGGTTCCTCACGGCGCTGGTGGTGATCGTCATCTTCATCGTGGTGATGGCCTGGATCATCCAGATCAAGAACCGGGTGGACGAGGAGTGGGCGCACGAGGACACGGCATACACGTACAACGCCGGGCCCCAGCGTCCGACGTCGGCCGAGGTGGAGGCCCAGGTTCGTGCGCGCGATCCCTCGTTCGATCTCGATGCCTTCCGCCAGCAGGTGCGCACCGAGTTCCTGGCCATCCAGGAGGCGTGGTTCCGGCGCAACCTGAGCGACGCGCGCGCGTACATGAGCGACGGCGTGCTCCGCCGGTTCACGGGGCAACTCGCGCTGATGTCGAAGGAGGGCGTTCGCAACGCGCTCGCCGACATCATGGTCTTCGACGTGGAGCTCGCGAACTACCAGATGGCCGGCGCGTACGAGGCGCTCGACGTGGAGATCCACGCCAGCGCGCGCGACATGGACGTGCCCGCGAGCACGTCGGATGCGAGCGCGCGCGACATGGCCGCGATGGCGTCGCCGCAGCGCTTCACCGAGATCTGGACCTTCGCGCGCACGAGCGGGCTGCAGACGAAGCCCGGGCAGAACCTCGCCGGCGGCAAGTGCCCCAACTGCGGCGCGGCGTATCCCGGCGGCCCGACCGCGCAGTGTGCCTACTGCAAGGCCGTGGTGAACAGCGGCCAGTTCGACTGGGTGCTCTGCTCGATCACCCAGGAAGGCGAAGAGCGCACCTGGGGCGAGGTCCCCGGGCTCGCGGAGCTGCAAGCGCAAGATCCGGAGCTGTCCGCGCTCGCGCTCGAGGACCGCGCCCAGGTGACGTTCTGGCGCATCGTGCAGGCGCGCGGAACGGCGACGCCGTCGCTGCTCGACGCGGTGTGCGGCGAGTCCGAGCGGAACAGCATCGCGCACGACATCCAATCGCGGCAGGCGCAAGGACAGCGCAGCTCCTACCACGAGTGCGCCGTGGGCGGCGTGGAGCTGCTCGCCGTGGACGAGGGCGAGGCCTTCGATCGTGCGCACGTGCTGGTGCGCTGGAGCGCGCGGCTCTCGCACGTGGCGCTCGACGAGAAGGGCCATGCCGAGGCGCCGGTGGTGTCGCGTTCCACGGTGCACGTGCTCCAGCGCGCGCATGGAACCGCGACCCGGCCCGAGCGAGGCCTGGCCACCGAGCGCTGCGGCAACTGCGGCGCGTCGCAGACGCACGACGGCGGCGCGGTCTGCGAGTTCTGCAGCATGCCGCTCGGCGCCGCGCAGACCGACTGGGTGCTCGCCGGTCGCCAGGACCTGGACGCCTGGCGGGCCGCGCGCAACCGCCTGGCCCAGCGCAGCCTGGCCATCTCCGAGGTCACGCCGATGAGCGAGCGCCTGCGATTGCTCCAAACCGTGGCCGCGATGGCCCGCGCGGACGGCGTGGTGACGCCGAAGGAGCGCGAGCTCCTCGATCGCATCTCGCGCCGCTGGCACGTGGATCCGCATCAGGTCGAGGTGCTGCTCGACCAGCCTCAGCCCGACGAGCTCCCGCTGCCGCACCCGAACACGGCCGAGGCGGTGCACTTCGTGGAGATCCTCGCGGCCACGGCCATGGCCGACGGCGCCATCGACCGCGTCGAGGAGACGCTGCTGCGCACGACGGCGAGCGAGCTCAAGCTGCCGCAGGAGCGCATCGAGGGAATCCTCAAGTCGGCGCGCGCGGCGTAG
- the sctV gene encoding type III secretion system export apparatus subunit SctV, which yields MKLDLKKHADIVLAIAVAGIVGAMIVPLPTWLLDGFLALNLAAAATLLVAALYAKDALKVASFPTLLLITTLFRLALNVSSTRLALLNGDAGEVIRAFGEFAVQGEYVVGFVIFAILTLVQFLVVAKGAERVSEVAARFTLDAMPGKQMSIDADLRAGAINQAEARRRRRALERESQLFGAMDGAMKFVKGDAIAGIVIVAINLIGGLCIGVLVHGMSVGDAAKTYFLLAIGDGLVSQIPALCVAVSAGLVVTRVASEDENASLGLDIGSQFFSQPRALYVVAGLLSLLGLLPGMPIVPFFGLAFGAAFLGFRLDRKHKAAAAALAQAQAEAGIHAAHGATPAAAATPSAPAQVTVGTVPLLVDLSVSLTAIAKEDDGRLAVKDLPQLRDALFLDTGLRFPPVRVRQNAGNLPANAYVIAIDEVPCARGSLDPTRLYTGASPSDLNMLGIAFTQAKDPASGRAICAVDPSEKERLQAMGAVVRTARELFLVHLAAVLRRNASQFLGVQETQALLDGLEQSSPALVRSVGEKVPATLLTEVLKTLVDEGVSIRNLRSVLEALVEPGVEGDAAALAERARTSLKRHLSHKFAPEGTLLTLLVDPMVEETLRSATREGRGLALEPAQAMGILDGLKAALRGNPHGVILASPDIRRSLRRLIAAHFPEVAVLTFGELNSDLAVKPVGKLAFAKAA from the coding sequence ACCTGAAGAAGCACGCGGACATCGTCCTGGCCATCGCGGTGGCGGGAATCGTGGGGGCGATGATCGTCCCGCTGCCCACCTGGCTCCTCGACGGCTTCCTCGCGCTCAACCTCGCCGCCGCTGCCACGCTGCTCGTCGCGGCGCTCTACGCGAAGGACGCGCTCAAGGTGGCGAGCTTCCCCACGCTGCTGCTCATCACCACGCTCTTCCGGCTCGCGCTCAACGTGAGCTCCACCCGGCTCGCGCTGCTCAACGGCGACGCTGGCGAGGTGATTCGCGCGTTCGGCGAGTTCGCGGTGCAGGGCGAGTACGTGGTGGGCTTCGTCATCTTTGCCATCCTCACGCTGGTGCAGTTCCTCGTGGTGGCCAAGGGCGCGGAGCGCGTGAGCGAGGTGGCCGCGCGCTTCACCCTCGACGCCATGCCGGGCAAGCAGATGTCCATCGACGCCGACCTGCGCGCAGGCGCCATCAACCAGGCCGAGGCGCGCCGCCGCCGCCGCGCGCTCGAGCGCGAGAGCCAGCTCTTCGGCGCCATGGACGGCGCCATGAAGTTCGTGAAGGGCGACGCCATCGCGGGCATCGTCATCGTGGCGATCAACTTGATCGGCGGCCTCTGCATCGGCGTGCTCGTGCACGGCATGAGCGTGGGCGACGCGGCCAAGACCTACTTCCTCCTCGCCATCGGCGACGGCCTCGTGTCGCAGATTCCGGCGCTCTGCGTGGCCGTCTCGGCCGGCCTGGTGGTGACGCGCGTCGCGAGCGAGGACGAGAACGCTTCGCTCGGCCTCGACATCGGCTCGCAGTTCTTCAGCCAGCCGCGCGCGCTGTACGTGGTGGCCGGGCTGCTCTCGCTCCTCGGGCTCCTCCCGGGCATGCCGATCGTGCCCTTCTTCGGGCTCGCGTTCGGCGCGGCGTTCCTCGGCTTCCGGCTCGACCGCAAGCACAAGGCTGCTGCCGCGGCGCTCGCCCAGGCCCAGGCCGAGGCCGGCATCCACGCCGCGCACGGTGCGACGCCCGCCGCTGCCGCGACGCCCAGCGCTCCCGCGCAGGTGACCGTGGGCACCGTGCCGCTGCTCGTGGACCTCTCGGTGTCGCTCACGGCCATCGCGAAGGAGGACGACGGCCGGCTCGCGGTCAAGGACCTCCCGCAGCTCCGCGACGCGCTCTTCCTCGACACCGGCCTGCGCTTCCCGCCGGTGCGCGTGCGCCAGAATGCCGGCAACCTGCCCGCGAACGCGTACGTCATCGCCATCGACGAGGTGCCCTGCGCCCGCGGCTCGCTCGACCCGACCAGGCTCTACACCGGTGCGAGCCCGTCGGACCTGAACATGCTCGGCATCGCCTTCACCCAGGCCAAGGATCCGGCGAGCGGCCGCGCCATCTGCGCCGTCGACCCCAGTGAGAAGGAGCGGCTCCAGGCCATGGGCGCGGTGGTGCGCACCGCCCGCGAGCTCTTCCTGGTGCACCTCGCGGCCGTGCTCCGCCGCAACGCCAGCCAGTTCCTCGGGGTGCAGGAGACGCAGGCGCTCCTCGACGGCCTCGAGCAGAGCTCGCCCGCGCTGGTCCGCTCGGTGGGCGAGAAGGTGCCGGCCACGCTGCTCACCGAGGTGCTCAAGACGCTCGTCGACGAGGGCGTGAGCATCCGCAACCTGCGCTCGGTGCTGGAGGCGCTGGTGGAGCCGGGCGTCGAGGGCGACGCGGCCGCGCTGGCCGAGCGCGCGCGCACCTCGCTCAAGCGGCACCTCTCGCACAAGTTCGCGCCGGAGGGCACCCTGCTCACGCTGCTGGTGGATCCGATGGTCGAGGAGACGCTCCGCTCGGCCACGCGCGAGGGCCGCGGGCTGGCGCTGGAGCCTGCGCAGGCGATGGGCATCCTCGACGGGCTCAAGGCCGCGCTCCGGGGCAACCCGCACGGCGTGATCCTCGCCTCGCCCGACATCCGCCGCTCGCTGCGCCGGCTCATCGCCGCGCACTTCCCCGAGGTGGCGGTGCTCACCTTCGGCGAGCTGAACTCGGATCTCGCGGTGAAGCCGGTGGGCAAGCTGGCGTTCGCGAAGGCGGCGTAG
- a CDS encoding TIGR03960 family B12-binding radical SAM protein, with protein sequence MRFAPLDVDDLILSVQKPSRYVGGEFNAIQKSLNDASVTWALCFPDAYEVGMSNVGFRVLYHVLNQRPDVAAERTFMPWEDLAEKLKATRTPLWTLESRAPVRDFDVLGFTLQTELCYTTILSVLDLAQVPLFASERTERDPLVIAGGPCAYSPEPVAPFFDAFVVGEGEEVVHEIADVVTDWKQGGGSRRELLWRLSELAGVYVPAFFDVRYKADHTIDAIVPLKPGYETIVRRVIPDLNLVPQPERPILPFMQTVHDRLPLEIQRGCTRSCRFCQVGMLTRPTRQRDPHQVRALAEAGLANTGYEQVGFLSLSAGDYEAINPMLEDFFERFEADQIAISLPSLRTETMNDRLAAAIKRVRKTGFTMAPEAASERMRRVINKGNHEADLLRSAESIYKAGWDLIKLYFMIGLPTEQDDDVLAIAELAKKVIYLGRKAHQGTDLKAGLHLGVSTFVPKPFTPFQWEPMISLAETKRKHAIIKRAIDGRRDIEFGYHDARQSNVEGALTRGDRRTATAILHAWQHGQTLDGWTEKFRFDVWERAFAACEKEHGVGLEWFGSRERGETEVLPWDHIDCEVTKSFLLEERHGSRAEAQVKDCAVDACTACGACDFDVVTTRTYREKDYVPAEKLGIRPPLPTTRTFVRVRYAKQDRAVALSHLETMTSLLRALRRSKLPIAFSQGFHPKPRVGFGPACPVGVDSRAEFLDLELIGVVEPEAARAALGPQLPKGFELLDVAQIDAKAPSLQESIAQQHYRVRLTGEVGGLSDRVAAFHAAGSLPIARQNRPDAPGNARDRRGPQKVKTVDVKSSVLRLEQLGDRELALSLRAGQDGGARPAEVMAALFGPDAAVPAFRLSKEDVSFAPVGNVAPRNTT encoded by the coding sequence ATGCGGTTCGCCCCGCTCGACGTCGACGACCTCATCCTCAGCGTGCAGAAGCCCTCGCGGTACGTGGGCGGTGAGTTCAACGCCATCCAGAAATCGCTGAACGACGCGTCCGTGACCTGGGCGCTCTGCTTCCCCGACGCCTACGAAGTGGGCATGAGCAACGTGGGCTTCCGCGTGCTCTACCACGTGCTCAACCAGCGCCCCGACGTCGCCGCCGAGCGCACGTTCATGCCCTGGGAAGACCTCGCAGAGAAGCTCAAGGCCACGCGCACGCCGCTCTGGACCCTCGAGTCGCGCGCGCCGGTGCGCGACTTCGACGTGCTCGGGTTCACCCTGCAGACCGAGCTCTGCTACACGACCATCCTCTCCGTGCTCGACCTGGCGCAGGTGCCGCTCTTCGCGAGCGAGCGCACCGAGCGCGATCCGCTGGTCATCGCCGGCGGCCCATGCGCGTACTCGCCCGAGCCGGTGGCGCCCTTCTTCGACGCGTTCGTCGTCGGCGAGGGCGAAGAGGTCGTCCACGAGATCGCGGACGTGGTCACGGACTGGAAGCAGGGCGGCGGCTCGCGGCGCGAGTTGCTCTGGCGGCTCTCGGAGCTCGCCGGCGTGTACGTGCCCGCGTTCTTCGACGTCCGCTACAAGGCCGACCACACCATCGACGCCATCGTGCCGCTCAAGCCCGGCTACGAGACGATCGTCCGGCGGGTCATTCCCGATTTGAATCTCGTGCCGCAGCCCGAGCGGCCCATCCTGCCGTTCATGCAGACCGTGCACGATCGTCTGCCGCTGGAGATTCAGCGCGGCTGCACGCGCTCCTGTCGCTTCTGCCAGGTGGGCATGCTCACCCGGCCCACGCGCCAGCGCGATCCCCATCAAGTTCGCGCGCTCGCCGAGGCGGGCCTCGCGAACACCGGATACGAGCAGGTCGGCTTTCTCTCGCTGAGCGCGGGCGACTACGAAGCCATCAACCCGATGCTCGAGGACTTCTTCGAGCGGTTCGAGGCCGATCAGATCGCCATCTCGCTGCCGAGCTTGCGCACCGAGACCATGAACGACCGGCTCGCCGCGGCCATCAAGCGCGTGCGCAAGACCGGCTTCACCATGGCGCCCGAGGCCGCGAGCGAGCGCATGCGCCGCGTGATCAACAAGGGCAACCACGAGGCGGACCTGCTGCGCTCGGCCGAGAGCATCTACAAAGCCGGCTGGGACCTCATCAAGCTGTACTTCATGATCGGCCTGCCCACCGAGCAGGACGACGACGTGCTCGCCATCGCCGAGCTCGCCAAGAAGGTCATCTATCTCGGCCGCAAGGCGCACCAGGGCACGGACTTGAAGGCGGGGCTGCACCTGGGCGTGTCGACGTTCGTGCCCAAGCCGTTCACGCCGTTCCAGTGGGAGCCGATGATCTCCCTCGCGGAAACCAAGCGGAAGCACGCCATCATCAAGCGCGCCATCGACGGCCGGCGCGACATCGAGTTCGGCTACCACGACGCGCGTCAGAGCAACGTGGAAGGCGCGCTCACCCGCGGCGATCGACGCACCGCGACCGCGATCCTGCACGCGTGGCAGCACGGCCAGACCCTCGACGGCTGGACGGAGAAGTTCCGCTTCGACGTCTGGGAGCGCGCGTTCGCGGCGTGCGAGAAGGAGCACGGCGTGGGCCTCGAGTGGTTCGGCTCGCGCGAGCGCGGCGAGACCGAAGTCCTTCCCTGGGACCACATCGACTGCGAAGTGACCAAGAGCTTCTTGCTCGAGGAGCGCCACGGCTCGCGGGCCGAAGCGCAGGTCAAGGACTGCGCGGTCGATGCGTGCACCGCTTGCGGCGCTTGCGACTTCGACGTGGTCACCACGCGCACCTACCGCGAGAAGGACTACGTGCCCGCGGAGAAGCTCGGCATCCGCCCGCCGCTGCCGACGACGCGCACCTTCGTTCGCGTGCGCTACGCCAAGCAGGACCGCGCGGTCGCGCTCTCCCACCTGGAAACGATGACCAGCCTGCTGCGCGCGCTGCGTCGCTCGAAGCTGCCCATTGCGTTCAGCCAGGGCTTCCATCCCAAGCCGCGCGTGGGCTTCGGGCCGGCGTGTCCGGTGGGCGTGGACAGCCGCGCGGAGTTCTTGGACCTGGAGCTCATCGGCGTGGTGGAGCCGGAGGCCGCCCGCGCCGCGCTCGGGCCCCAGCTGCCCAAGGGCTTCGAGCTCCTCGACGTCGCCCAAATCGACGCCAAGGCGCCCTCGCTCCAGGAGAGCATCGCCCAGCAGCACTATCGCGTGCGGCTCACGGGCGAGGTCGGCGGCTTGAGCGATCGGGTGGCGGCCTTCCATGCGGCCGGCTCGCTGCCCATCGCGCGCCAGAACCGGCCCGACGCGCCCGGCAACGCGCGCGACCGCCGCGGCCCGCAGAAGGTGAAGACCGTGGACGTGAAGAGCAGCGTCCTGCGGCTCGAGCAGCTGGGCGACCGGGAGCTCGCCCTCTCGCTTCGGGCGGGACAGGACGGCGGCGCACGCCCCGCCGAGGTGATGGCTGCGCTCTTCGGCCCCGACGCCGCCGTTCCCGCGTTCCGCCTCTCGAAGGAAGACGTCTCGTTTGCACCGGTGGGCAATGTCGCCCCCCGGAACACCACTTGA
- a CDS encoding YihY family inner membrane protein, with product MHAFDRLKAQAGDVYDRVGGKLDRTRGGRFVLDVMRAALTVLHHLRSESVLERASSLSYSTVLALVPLLAVSLSVATAVGHDALRQQVQDFAFDFLAPGIRRSSLEVLERFIDNATSGGVISISGAALFVTALMLLRSIEDAINAIWGVPEERGFFVRVGVYLTVLIFGPVLLGVSLAATGAIRGALQENDALPDLLLTLAPFVAAVAGLTVLYKVAPNATVRWRAAFPGAMVAGIGFEIAKHGYVIYTHHFVRYSMIYGSLAAIPLFLIWVYLTWMVVLFGARLAYAVQHSGSWGYAALPHSEGMRARLAARTMLAAAVAQACKRPAPGIHTIARTSGVNEAAIAESARLLQDAGLLGEDPDGGLIPARPLETITLAEVAAAARKATREDPTVLGQDPASRAIAAIFEESERAGQQSLAQLHLRALAEPLLGQAAETA from the coding sequence GTGCACGCCTTCGACCGCCTCAAGGCCCAGGCCGGCGACGTCTACGACCGCGTGGGCGGCAAGCTCGACCGCACCCGCGGCGGCCGCTTCGTGCTCGACGTGATGCGCGCCGCGCTCACCGTGCTGCACCATCTGCGGAGCGAGTCGGTGCTGGAGCGGGCGAGCTCGCTCTCGTACTCGACCGTGCTCGCGCTGGTGCCGCTGCTCGCCGTCTCACTCTCGGTGGCGACCGCCGTGGGCCACGACGCGCTCCGGCAGCAGGTGCAGGACTTCGCCTTCGACTTCCTCGCGCCCGGCATCCGCCGCAGCTCGCTGGAGGTGCTGGAGCGCTTCATCGACAACGCCACCTCGGGCGGCGTGATCTCCATCTCCGGCGCGGCGCTCTTCGTGACCGCGCTCATGCTCCTGCGCAGCATCGAAGACGCCATCAACGCCATCTGGGGCGTGCCCGAGGAGCGCGGCTTCTTCGTGCGCGTGGGCGTGTACCTCACGGTCTTAATCTTCGGGCCGGTGCTCCTCGGCGTCTCGCTGGCGGCGACGGGCGCCATTCGCGGCGCGCTCCAGGAGAACGACGCCCTCCCGGATCTGCTGCTCACCCTGGCGCCCTTCGTGGCCGCGGTGGCGGGCCTGACCGTGCTCTACAAAGTTGCGCCGAATGCGACCGTGCGCTGGCGTGCCGCGTTCCCGGGCGCGATGGTGGCGGGCATCGGCTTCGAGATCGCGAAGCACGGCTACGTCATCTACACGCACCACTTCGTGCGTTATTCGATGATCTACGGCTCGCTCGCGGCGATCCCGCTGTTCCTCATCTGGGTTTATCTCACGTGGATGGTGGTGCTCTTCGGCGCGCGGCTCGCGTACGCCGTGCAGCACTCGGGGAGCTGGGGCTACGCGGCGCTGCCACACTCGGAGGGCATGCGCGCGCGCCTGGCCGCGCGGACCATGCTCGCCGCCGCCGTCGCTCAAGCGTGCAAACGCCCGGCGCCCGGCATCCACACCATCGCCCGGACGAGCGGCGTCAACGAGGCCGCCATCGCCGAGAGCGCGCGCCTGCTCCAGGACGCCGGCCTGCTCGGCGAGGACCCGGACGGCGGCCTGATCCCCGCGCGCCCGCTGGAAACGATCACCCTCGCGGAAGTCGCGGCGGCGGCTCGAAAGGCAACCCGCGAGGATCCGACCGTTCTCGGCCAGGACCCGGCCTCGCGCGCCATCGCCGCGATCTTCGAGGAGTCGGAGCGGGCAGGGCAGCAGAGCCTCGCCCAGCTGCACCTGCGCGCGCTGGCCGAGCCGCTGCTCGGGCAGGCCGCCGAGACCGCCTAG
- a CDS encoding Rne/Rng family ribonuclease has product MSSILVINAAGAENRVALVDNGTITEFYLERKKDKGIVGNIYKGRVVRVLPGMQAAFVDIGLEKAAFLYVSDVFYDPDFSEQQFDLTEGEHEEHDEAPDEATVEAKEKEAEAAPAAAAPAEGAPAPAPMEAAPAPAAEAAPAPAPAPVAEAAPAPVAEAAPAPAPAAEAAPAAAEDEGDDEGEEGDDEGDDEAPEAAAAPAATPAGDGAAAPAAAAAAPGAPAAPGEVKGEVRAPREPGRGRRRRRRRRGGGDKAAQPGAEGQQQAQRPQGERGERPERAERRDDKKIERPHGKHEMPRKAGKDVNIQDLLKVGQEVIVQVAKDPIGTKGARITSHISIPGRHLVFMPTVDHVGISRRIEKEGERRRLREIVDRMRPPGTGFIVRTVAEGVPSEKIEADIRFLIEVWNQIGKKKDRKGAPCLLHPDLDLVLRSTRDLFARDVEKLVIDDRDEYQRVLSFVEAQDPALKAKVELHDTDEPVFDAYGIEQELQRATARKVWLKSGGYLIIDQAEALTAIDVNSGRYVGKKSLEETITKINVEAAKEIVYQLRLRNIGGIIICDFIDMDKQQNREKVFKAMQEALGRDRAKTNVLKINELGLIELTRKRVRESLGRTLHEGCSYCDGKGFIKSKTTVCYEIFREIRRDAKAYREQTLIVNCNPGVADLLQGDERAELRHLMDRFNKSIQVRPQGNYHQEQYDIVGMREPKQKGPQQGRREDRPRTGESPAAEAKGEATDKKADA; this is encoded by the coding sequence ATGTCGAGCATTCTGGTCATCAACGCCGCGGGAGCCGAAAACCGCGTCGCGCTCGTGGACAACGGAACGATCACCGAGTTCTACCTCGAGCGGAAGAAGGACAAGGGGATCGTCGGCAACATCTACAAGGGCCGCGTGGTCCGGGTGCTCCCGGGCATGCAGGCCGCGTTCGTCGACATCGGGCTGGAGAAGGCCGCGTTCCTCTACGTGAGCGACGTCTTCTACGACCCGGACTTCTCCGAGCAGCAGTTCGACCTCACCGAGGGCGAGCACGAGGAGCACGACGAGGCGCCGGACGAGGCCACCGTCGAGGCCAAGGAGAAGGAGGCCGAGGCCGCGCCCGCTGCTGCTGCTCCCGCGGAAGGCGCGCCTGCGCCGGCTCCGATGGAAGCTGCGCCGGCTCCTGCTGCCGAGGCTGCTCCTGCTCCTGCTCCGGCGCCCGTCGCCGAAGCCGCGCCCGCTCCCGTCGCTGAAGCCGCCCCTGCACCGGCTCCCGCAGCCGAGGCTGCTCCGGCCGCCGCCGAAGACGAGGGTGACGACGAGGGCGAGGAGGGCGATGACGAAGGCGACGACGAGGCCCCCGAGGCCGCTGCTGCGCCTGCCGCGACGCCTGCTGGCGATGGTGCTGCCGCTCCAGCTGCTGCCGCTGCCGCGCCGGGTGCGCCCGCTGCGCCGGGTGAGGTGAAGGGCGAGGTCCGCGCGCCGCGCGAGCCGGGTCGGGGTCGTCGGCGCCGCCGCCGTCGTCGTGGCGGTGGCGACAAGGCTGCCCAGCCGGGCGCGGAGGGTCAGCAGCAAGCGCAGCGTCCGCAGGGCGAGCGCGGGGAGCGTCCCGAGCGCGCTGAGCGCCGCGACGACAAGAAGATCGAGCGGCCGCACGGCAAGCACGAGATGCCGCGCAAGGCCGGCAAGGACGTGAACATCCAGGACCTGCTCAAGGTGGGCCAGGAGGTGATCGTCCAGGTCGCCAAGGATCCCATCGGCACCAAGGGCGCGCGCATCACCAGCCACATCTCCATCCCCGGCCGGCACCTGGTGTTCATGCCGACCGTCGATCACGTGGGCATCAGCCGCCGCATCGAGAAGGAGGGCGAGCGCCGCCGCCTGCGCGAGATCGTGGACCGCATGCGCCCGCCCGGAACCGGCTTCATCGTCCGCACCGTGGCCGAGGGCGTGCCCAGCGAGAAGATCGAGGCGGACATCCGCTTCCTCATCGAGGTGTGGAACCAGATCGGCAAGAAGAAGGACCGCAAGGGCGCGCCCTGCCTCTTGCACCCCGACCTCGACCTCGTGCTCCGCTCGACCCGCGATCTCTTCGCGCGCGATGTCGAGAAGCTCGTCATCGATGACCGCGACGAGTACCAGCGCGTGCTCAGCTTCGTCGAAGCGCAGGATCCGGCGCTGAAGGCGAAGGTCGAGCTGCACGACACCGACGAGCCCGTCTTCGACGCCTACGGCATCGAGCAGGAGCTGCAGCGCGCGACGGCGCGCAAAGTGTGGCTCAAGAGCGGCGGCTACCTGATCATCGATCAGGCGGAAGCGCTCACCGCCATCGACGTCAACTCGGGCCGCTACGTGGGCAAGAAGAGCCTCGAGGAGACGATCACCAAGATCAACGTCGAGGCGGCGAAGGAGATCGTCTACCAGCTCCGGCTGCGCAACATCGGTGGAATCATCATTTGCGATTTCATCGACATGGATAAGCAGCAGAACCGGGAGAAGGTCTTCAAGGCCATGCAGGAAGCGCTTGGCCGCGACCGCGCCAAGACCAACGTGCTCAAGATCAACGAGCTCGGCCTCATCGAGCTCACCCGCAAGCGCGTGCGCGAGAGCCTGGGCCGCACCCTCCACGAGGGCTGCAGCTACTGCGACGGCAAGGGCTTCATCAAGAGCAAGACCACCGTCTGCTACGAGATCTTCCGCGAGATCCGCCGCGACGCGAAGGCGTACCGCGAGCAGACCCTCATCGTGAACTGCAACCCCGGCGTGGCCGACCTCCTCCAGGGCGACGAGCGCGCCGAGCTGCGGCACCTCATGGATCGCTTCAACAAGAGCATCCAGGTGCGGCCGCAGGGCAACTACCACCAGGAGCAGTACGACATCGTCGGCATGCGCGAGCCCAAGCAGAAGGGGCCGCAGCAGGGTCGCCGCGAGGATCGGCCGCGCACGGGTGAGAGCCCGGCGGCGGAGGCGAAGGGCGAGGCGACGGATAAGAAGGCCGACGCCTGA
- a CDS encoding PilZ domain-containing protein, translating to MAKPVRRRDPRLVVNREFRSVEEFIAEYVSNISRTGAFIRTDEPLPVGTRVQLRFTLILDEIETIEGEGEVVRVVKPGGARRGGMGVVFTTLNAYSKRLIEQLMTRRRLGE from the coding sequence ATGGCCAAGCCCGTGCGGCGCCGCGATCCGCGACTGGTGGTGAACCGCGAGTTCCGCTCGGTCGAGGAGTTCATCGCCGAGTACGTGAGCAACATCTCGCGCACCGGCGCCTTCATCCGCACCGATGAGCCGCTGCCCGTGGGCACCCGCGTGCAGCTCCGCTTCACCCTCATCCTCGACGAGATCGAGACCATCGAGGGCGAGGGCGAGGTCGTCCGCGTGGTGAAGCCCGGCGGCGCGCGGCGCGGCGGCATGGGCGTGGTCTTCACCACCTTGAACGCCTACTCGAAGCGGCTCATCGAGCAGCTCATGACCCGCCGGCGCCTCGGCGAGTGA